The window CGTGAAATTACCTGCTGCTCAGCAGCATCGACCCGGCCACCGGACCGCCGCCGACCCCCACAGCGACCACCTCCGGAGTCTTGGGGGCCTGCCGTTCACCGCCTTCGCCCCACAGTTGCACACACGCTTCATGCAGGAATCCCATGCCGTGCAAACGCCCGCCGGAGAGTTGGCCGCCGCTGGTGTTGATCGGCAGCGGGCCGTCGAGCGCGATGCGCGAACCGTCGCCCAAGAACTCGCCGACCTTGCCGTGGTCGCAGAAGCCCAATGCTTCCAACCACATGACGGTCAGGAATGAGAAGCCGTCGTACAACTGGGCCATGTCGACGTCGGCCGGTTTCAGCGTCGTGTGCTCCCATAGCGTCGCCGCCGAATCGTGCGCAGCCATCGTGGTGATGTCCGCGCGCTGGTCCCAGGTGGCGCGCTCGAACATGCCCGGCCCGACGGACTCGACGGTCAGGGGGTGCCGGGGCAGTCCCTTCGCGGCGTCGCGCCGCGAGACGATGACCGCGGTGGCGCCGTCGCAGGGCACGTCGCAGTCGTAGAGGCACAGCGGCTCCGAAATCATGCGCGCACTGAGGTAATCGTCCATCGTCATCGGCTCGCGATAGACCGCGTCCGGGTTCAATCCCGCGTTGGTGCGGGCGTTGATCGCAATGCGGCCGAGGTGCTGGCGCGTCAGGCCGAAGTCGTGCATATAGCGCTGCGCGGGCATGGCCAGCCAGTTCGCCGCTGACAGGGCCCCGAACGGGGCCACCCACTCAAGGTGCGGGGGTAGTTCGCCGCCACCGAACAGCACCGAGGCGCGGCCGCCGCCGGCCTGCTGCGCGGCGGTGGATTCCCACACCGACCGGTACACCACGACGTGGTTGGCCAACCCGAGGCTGACGGCCATGCACGCCTCGATCGCCGGGCCGATCTGCCCTGCCGTCTCCATCGCCGAGACATACCACCGCGAGCGCAACCCCAACGCGTTACGGACCTCCTGCACCGTCGCCCCGGAGAAGCCGGCGTCGGGCACGCCCGGTCCCGGGTAGCTGGCGATTCCGTCGACGTCGTCGACGCTGAGCCCGGCATCCTCGATGGCACGGAGCACCGCCTCGACCGTCAGGTCCAGCCCGGTGCGACCCAGTCGGCGGCCGACCTGAGACTTGCCCGCCCCGGTCAGCACCGCTTTGCCCTCGAACGGACCACCCTTCACAAGCGATCCCGCTTCTCTTGTCGCTGGTCGGTCATCCGTTCGCCTCCAGTGCGTTCAGTAATAGGTTTGGCGCTTTGACCATACGTCTGACGTCGAACACGTCAGAAGATCGCCCGAACGATGAGGTCTATTACCGCGGCGGGCTTCTCAGAGCCCTCGAGTTCGACCGTGTGCCGCATCGTCAAGTTCGCGGTCGTCTCGTTGGCCTTCGCGACGTCGACGAGTACGGATCGCGCCCGGATCCGGCTGTTCGCCGTGACCGCCGACAGGAAGCGGACCTTGTTCAGCCCGTAGTTCAGCCTCATCTTCGAGTTGACAATCCGGTAGTTGTCCGCCGAGAGCGTCGGGATCAGGGATAGCGTGAGGAATCCGTGCGCGATCGTGGCACCGTATTGACTTTCGGCCTTCGCCCGCTCCACATCGACATGGATCCATTGGTGGTCATCGGTGACATCGGCGAAGGCGTCGATCATC is drawn from Mycolicibacterium gilvum and contains these coding sequences:
- a CDS encoding MaoC family dehydratase, with translation MKVIGSIEEAEQAVGEELGVGEWRLVDQQMIDAFADVTDDHQWIHVDVERAKAESQYGATIAHGFLTLSLIPTLSADNYRIVNSKMRLNYGLNKVRFLSAVTANSRIRARSVLVDVAKANETTANLTMRHTVELEGSEKPAAVIDLIVRAIF
- a CDS encoding thiolase family protein, with the translated sequence MKGGPFEGKAVLTGAGKSQVGRRLGRTGLDLTVEAVLRAIEDAGLSVDDVDGIASYPGPGVPDAGFSGATVQEVRNALGLRSRWYVSAMETAGQIGPAIEACMAVSLGLANHVVVYRSVWESTAAQQAGGGRASVLFGGGELPPHLEWVAPFGALSAANWLAMPAQRYMHDFGLTRQHLGRIAINARTNAGLNPDAVYREPMTMDDYLSARMISEPLCLYDCDVPCDGATAVIVSRRDAAKGLPRHPLTVESVGPGMFERATWDQRADITTMAAHDSAATLWEHTTLKPADVDMAQLYDGFSFLTVMWLEALGFCDHGKVGEFLGDGSRIALDGPLPINTSGGQLSGGRLHGMGFLHEACVQLWGEGGERQAPKTPEVVAVGVGGGPVAGSMLLSSR